Below is a window of Rhizobium jaguaris DNA.
CTCCGGTTTCATTTTCCGGGCCTTTCATGCCCTGCCGCCGCTGACGCGCAAATCGGATGGATTGCCGGTCGGCGCCGTCTCCGGTTTCTGCAACATGCTGTGGAAGTTGTTGACCTCGGCGCGCGATACGTCGGTTGGTGTTACGCCGACGCATTTTGCCGTCATCTTCGACTATTCCTCGAAGACTTTCCGCAAGGATATCTACAGCGCCTATAAGGCCAACCGGAGCGCACCGCCGGAAGAGCTGATCCCGCAATTCGGGCTGATCCGCGAGGCGACACGCGCCTTTAACCTGCCTTGCATCGAGACCGACGGCTTCGAGGCGGACGACATCATCGCCACCTACGCTCGCCAGGCCGAGGCGAACGGCGCGGACGTCACCATCATCTCTTCCGACAAGGATCTGATGCAGCTCGTCACTTCCATGGTCCACATGTATGACAGCATGAAGGACAAGCAGATCGGCATACCCGATGTCATCGAGAAGTGGGGCGTGCCACCGGAAAAGATGATCGATCTGCAGGCCATGACCGGCGATTCGATCGACAACGTGCCCGGCATTCCCGGCATCGGCCCGAAGACGGCGGCGCAGTTGCTGGAAGAGTTTGGCGATCTCGACACGCTGCTTGCCCGCGCCGGCGAGATCAAGCAGCAGAAGCGCCGCGAGAACATCGTCGCCAATGCCGAGCTGGCCCGCATTTCACGACAGTTGGTGACGCTGAGGACCGATGTGCCACTGGAGCTGTCACTCGACGCCTTGGTACTCGAACCACAGAACGGCCCGAAACTAATCGGCTTCCTAAAGGCGATGGAGTTCACTTCGCTGACGCGTCGCGTCGCCGATGCCTGCGATTGCGATGCGGCGGCGATCGAACCATCTGACGTCAAGGTCGAGTGGAGTGATACCGCCCATGGTCCTGACCTCGATGTCGGTGAAAATGTCGATCTCGTTGCCGGCAGCGTGGTCACGGCCGAAGGCGCCTCTGTTCCGGCGCCCGTCGTCAAGTCGCGCATGGCGTCTGAAAGTGCCGCCGAGCCAGCCGAACTCGCCAAGGCACGGGCCGCAAGCTTTGCCACCGCACCGATCGATCACTCGACCTATGTCACCATTCGCGATTTGGCCGTTCTGGACCAGTGGATCGCGGACGCCCGCGAAACCGGCATTGTCGCCTTCGATACGGAGACGACCTCGCTCGACGCGATGCAGGCCGAAATCGTCGGCTTTTCGCTCGCGATTGCCGATAACAGGAACGATCCTTCGGGTGCGATCATCCGCGCCGCCTATGTACCGCTCGGCCACAAGAACGGCGTCGGCGATCTGCTCGGCGGCGGGCTGGCGGATAATCAGGTCCCGCTGCGCGATGCCTTGCCGCGGCTGAAGGACTTGCTGGAAGATACCTCCATCCTCAAGATCGCGCAGAACCTGAAGTACGACTATCTGCTGATGAAGCGCTATGGCATCGAGCTCAAAGCCTTCGACGACACGATGCTGCTTTCCTATGTGCTGGATGGCGGCGCCAACGGCACGCACGGCATGGACAGCCTGTCGGAGCGCTGGCTCGGCCACAAGCCCATCGCTTACAAGGATGTCGCCGGCAGCGGTAAATCAAATGTCACCTTCGATCTCGTCGATATCGACCGGGCCACGGCCTATGCCGCCGAAGATGCGGATGTGACGCTGCGGCTCTGGCTGGTGCTGAAGCCGCGCCTGGCGGCGGAAAAGCTCACCAGCGTCTATGAGCGCCTGGAACGGCCGCTGGTGCCGGTTCTCGCTCATATGGAAGAACGCGGCATCACCATCGACCGGCAGATCCTGTCGCGCCTCTCCGGCGAGCTGGCGCAAGGCGCTGCCGCCCTGGAAGATGAAATTTACACGCTGGCCGGCGAGCGGTTCAACATCGGTTCGCCGAAACAGCTCGGCGATATTCTCTTTGGTAAGATGGGCCTTGCCGGCGGTAACAAAACCAAGACCGGGCAATGGTCGACCTCGGCGCAAGTGTTGGAAGACCTGGCGGCCGCCGGCTTCGAGCTGCCGCGCAAGATCGTCGACTGGCGCCAGCTCACCAAGCTGAAATCCACCTATACCGACGCGTTGCCGGGCTACGTCCACCCTGAGACCAAACGCGTCCATACCTCCTATTCGCTGGCCTCGACCACGACTGGGCGCCTGTCTTCCTCCGAGCCGAACCTGCAGAACATTCCGGTTCGCACGGCCGAAGGCCGCAAGATCCGGACGGCTTTCATCTCGACGCCGGGCCATAAGCTGATCTCGGCCGACTACAGCCAGATCGAACTACGTGTGCTGGCGCATGTCGCCAATATCCCGCAGCTCGAGCAAGCCTTCGCCGACGGCGTCGACATTCACGCCATGACGGCCTCGGAAATGTTTAGCGTGCCGATCGAGGGCATGCCGAGCGAAGTTCGCCGCCGCGCCAAAGCAATCAATTTCGGCATCATCTACGGCATTTCGGCCTTCGGCCTCGCCAACCAGCTT
It encodes the following:
- the polA gene encoding DNA polymerase I encodes the protein MKKGDHLFLVDGSGFIFRAFHALPPLTRKSDGLPVGAVSGFCNMLWKLLTSARDTSVGVTPTHFAVIFDYSSKTFRKDIYSAYKANRSAPPEELIPQFGLIREATRAFNLPCIETDGFEADDIIATYARQAEANGADVTIISSDKDLMQLVTSMVHMYDSMKDKQIGIPDVIEKWGVPPEKMIDLQAMTGDSIDNVPGIPGIGPKTAAQLLEEFGDLDTLLARAGEIKQQKRRENIVANAELARISRQLVTLRTDVPLELSLDALVLEPQNGPKLIGFLKAMEFTSLTRRVADACDCDAAAIEPSDVKVEWSDTAHGPDLDVGENVDLVAGSVVTAEGASVPAPVVKSRMASESAAEPAELAKARAASFATAPIDHSTYVTIRDLAVLDQWIADARETGIVAFDTETTSLDAMQAEIVGFSLAIADNRNDPSGAIIRAAYVPLGHKNGVGDLLGGGLADNQVPLRDALPRLKDLLEDTSILKIAQNLKYDYLLMKRYGIELKAFDDTMLLSYVLDGGANGTHGMDSLSERWLGHKPIAYKDVAGSGKSNVTFDLVDIDRATAYAAEDADVTLRLWLVLKPRLAAEKLTSVYERLERPLVPVLAHMEERGITIDRQILSRLSGELAQGAAALEDEIYTLAGERFNIGSPKQLGDILFGKMGLAGGNKTKTGQWSTSAQVLEDLAAAGFELPRKIVDWRQLTKLKSTYTDALPGYVHPETKRVHTSYSLASTTTGRLSSSEPNLQNIPVRTAEGRKIRTAFISTPGHKLISADYSQIELRVLAHVANIPQLEQAFADGVDIHAMTASEMFSVPIEGMPSEVRRRAKAINFGIIYGISAFGLANQLSIERSEAGDYIKRYFERFPGIRDYMESTKAAARDKGYVETIFGRRVHFPEIRSSNPSVRAFNERASINAPIQGSAADVIRRAMIKMEPALAAAGLADRVRMLLQVHDELIFEVEDADVERSTPIIVSVMENAAMPAVDMSVPLKVDARAANNWDEAH